A window of the Halodesulfovibrio sp. MK-HDV genome harbors these coding sequences:
- a CDS encoding glycosyltransferase family 4 protein, with product MHILLLDLGKEMRGGQWQVFYLARALARSQEFTVTLAAPANTPLLTHAAEVEGITLLPLSGARDWGICNIYKLRRAVTKHGAQVIHTNCAKSASLGGIIKKMCSNAFRLIHTRRVSYPLKKGWSGKKYLLADAVVGVSQEISDIMMESAPLLDRSKVSTIHSGIDASRYKPKKDRNDNRIVIGMIGALTEQKGHVVLVNALGELAKYKNLPTWEARFVGDGPLFGEIKDLAEELEISSHLALLGRQDAREQLPYFDLLAVPSVNGEGSSGVIKEGWVGQLPVVASDLPSNLELVEDQKNGLTFPNHDHEKLAKLLRTLMLDEQLRARLVEGGNRRVQKFTDMKMATSYMELYKQSW from the coding sequence ATGCACATTTTGTTGCTTGACCTCGGAAAAGAAATGCGTGGTGGACAATGGCAAGTGTTCTACCTGGCGCGTGCATTAGCCCGCTCTCAGGAGTTCACAGTCACATTGGCAGCGCCTGCCAACACTCCATTACTCACACACGCAGCAGAAGTAGAAGGAATTACCCTTCTGCCCCTTTCCGGTGCCCGAGACTGGGGCATATGCAACATCTATAAACTTCGCCGCGCCGTCACAAAACATGGCGCACAGGTGATTCACACCAACTGTGCAAAAAGCGCATCGCTTGGCGGCATTATCAAAAAGATGTGTAGCAATGCCTTCCGTCTCATTCACACCCGCCGTGTGTCCTATCCTCTTAAAAAAGGATGGAGCGGCAAAAAATATTTACTTGCAGATGCCGTTGTAGGTGTCAGTCAGGAAATTTCTGACATCATGATGGAGTCTGCACCGCTGCTTGATCGCAGCAAAGTTTCCACCATTCATTCAGGAATTGATGCTTCCCGTTACAAGCCTAAAAAAGATCGCAACGATAATCGCATTGTCATCGGCATGATCGGCGCATTAACAGAACAAAAAGGACATGTAGTCCTTGTTAATGCACTTGGAGAGCTTGCTAAATACAAAAATCTTCCCACATGGGAAGCACGCTTTGTAGGCGACGGGCCATTATTCGGTGAAATTAAAGACTTGGCAGAAGAGCTTGAAATCAGCAGCCATCTCGCTTTGCTCGGACGTCAGGACGCCCGTGAACAGCTCCCGTATTTTGATCTGCTGGCTGTGCCGTCTGTTAACGGTGAAGGCTCTTCCGGTGTGATCAAAGAAGGCTGGGTAGGCCAGCTTCCGGTCGTGGCGTCTGACCTTCCATCCAACTTGGAGCTGGTAGAAGACCAGAAAAATGGACTGACATTCCCTAACCACGATCATGAAAAGCTCGCGAAGCTTCTTCGCACACTCATGCTGGATGAACAACTGCGTGCTCGCCTTGTAGAAGGCGGTAACAGACGCGTTCAGAAATTTACCGACATGAAGATGGCAACATCATACATGGAGCTGTACAAACAAAGCTGGTAA